A genomic region of Venturia canescens isolate UGA chromosome 9, ASM1945775v1, whole genome shotgun sequence contains the following coding sequences:
- the LOC122415948 gene encoding putative gustatory receptor 28a, translated as MEKVESAGAKVQVPVSLVKTVSLVATPIISHEEMSNYHTSKHKRSRIFFALYYWGKLMGINIFTLTTSNDVEYSYCSVFYVLNLIVCHTYLFYHSWKERLNFLMPGETPVSVIVDFGGISSMYLEAVTAWLTNCCFKNRLSSIIKAFVQAESTSQKLNLPENYEKYFKKLIIYLVFSNTIFVSITVFVHVTLTYFSNYESGQWILFNLPRAVSIYYMTLFIWALFIVKQKFRRLNKQLCTLMQSHCIESSENVYQRPLIREPTNNSRRDSTALSDKISLISQSHRELRDLINRIVDHLALLIVFQITTQLTFLTFDVYAIYRYVKTHELTRLVDFLFVIAFGVGISIPVTLLTIGSNVCGSTLYEANNTGNILHSVYNNSDNYFDTREAARLNTLSLDLLENKARMSILGFFDLDHFFMYQVIATSTTYLVIMLQFYS; from the exons ATGGAAAAAGTAGAGAGCGCTGGAGCGAAAGTACAAGTTCCAGTCAGTTTAGTTAAAACAGTCAGTTTAGTAGCAACCCCGATCATCAGTCACGAAGAAATGTCAAATTATCACACCAGCAAACACAAACggtcacgtatttttttcgctttatATTATTGGGGCAAATTAATGGGTATAAATATATTCACGCTGACGACAAGCAACGACGTCGAGTACTCGTATTGCAGTGTCTTCTACGTTTTAAACCTGATCGTGTGCCATacgtatttattttatcactCGTGGAAGGAAAGATTGAATTTCTTGATGCCCGGTGAAACTCCGGTCTCCGTCATCGTGGACTTTGGAGGAATAAGCAGCATGTACCTCGAAGCCGTGACTGCCTGGTTGACAAATTGTTGCTTCAAGAACCGCCTCTCATCGATAATAAAAGCTTTCGTACAGGCCGAAAGCACTTCACAAAAGCTTAACTTGCCAGAAAATTACgagaaatacttcaaaaaacttatcatttatctcgttttttcaaatacaatATTTGTCTCAATAACTGTCTTTGTTCATGTGACGTTAACATACTTTTCGAATTATGAATCGGGTCAATGGATATTGTTCAATTTACCTCGTGCCGTATCGATTTACTACATGACTCTATTCATTTGGGCTCTTTTTAtagtgaaacaaaaatttcgtcGTTTGAATAAACAACTATGTACATTGATGCAAAGCCATTGCATCGAATCGTCGGAGAATGTTTATCAGAGGCCACTGATCAGAGAGCCCACGAATAATTCAag GCGTGATTCAACAGCACTTTCAGATAAAATCAGCTTAATTTCTCAATCCCATCGTGAACTGAGAGACTTGATTAATCGTATCGTGGATCATCTCGCTTTGCTCATTGTCTTTCAAATAACAACGCAATTGACTTTTTTAACTTTCGACGTCTACGCGATATATCGTTATGTAAAGACACACGAGCTGACGAGACtggtcgattttttatttgttattgcTTTTGGAGTCGGAATATCCATTCCTGTGACACTTCTCACCATAGGATCCAACGTTTGTGGCTCTACATTGTACGAG GCCAATAACACTGGAAATATTCTCCACTCTGTGTACAACAACTCGGACAATTATTTCGATACCCGAGAAGCAGCG AGATTGAATACACTGTCCTTGGACCTTCTGGAGAATAAGGCGCGGATGTCGATATTAGGTTTCTTCGATCttgaccattttttcatgtaccAA GTGATAGCAACGTCAACCACGTATCTTGTCATAATGCTACAATTTTATAGTTAA
- the LOC122415853 gene encoding uncharacterized protein isoform X1 has product MVISSWLCITLRQRELKKILKMFENLCATLELIGISQSPNKLSRRLMIHAVILNVVWIFLFCFDHAMLVNNKLFRYDIWMPFNFPRIVSHNVVIMFLNSLLIAKKFFHLLNKKIHTIPDVLTSKPILLRKRLQTSEPCGLQSCVVPGPLEVCGQIHSDLVTFTEITVKFFSLSILLVLLVHLVQMAADLYIMCMMIRLQRFWTQTEVIVFAILACWFLLHFSQTVALLGIPDSTVNEANRAGKMLHQMLAYDDTRRYVDTGQILSLRFLQRRLTISLWGLFQMRLSIMHTIIGTVGTYLTVMMQLDGQDIHEKMLNETIVQSLRT; this is encoded by the exons ATGGTGATATCGTCGTGGTTGTGCATAACCCTTCGACAAAGGGAGCTCaaaaagatattgaaaatgtttgaaaatctttGTGCTACCTTGGAATTAATCGGGATTAGCCAAAGCCCTAACAAACTGTCGAGACGACTCATGATACACGCGGTTATTCTCAACGTTGTTTGGATCTTTCTGTTCTGTTTCGATCACGCGATGCTCGTAAACAACAAGTTGTTCAGATACGATATTTGGATGCCTTTCAATTTTCCTCGGATCGTTAGCCACAACGTTGTCATCATGTTCCTCAACTCTTTATTAAttgccaaaaaattttttcatcttctgaataaaaaaattcatacaatACCGGATGTTTTAACGTCCAAACCGATTCTACTGCGGAAACGGTTACAAACTTCAGAGCCCTGTGG CCTCCAATCCTGTGTGGTGCCTGGTCCTCTGGAAGTCTGCGGTCAGATCCACTCCGATCTCGTGACATTCACGGAAATAacagtgaaatttttttctctctcgattcTACTCGTTCTCCTAGTACACCTCGTCCAAATGGCTGCGGATCTCTATATCATGTGCATGATGATCAGACTTCAAAGATTTTGGACGCAAACGGAAGTGATAGTGTTTGCAATACTGGCTTGCTGGTTCCTCCTCCATTTTAGTCAAACCGTCGCTCTCTTAGGCATTCCGGATTCAACAGTAAACGAG GCAAATCGAGCTGGGAAAATGCTGCATCAGATGTTGGCGTATGATGACACTCGAAGATACGTTGACACG GGCCAGATTCTCTCGCTTCGTTTCCTCCAAAGACGTTTAACCATATCGTTGTGGGGTTTGTTTCAAATGAGGCTCTCCATCATGCACACG ATCATCGGTACAGTGGGCACATATCTAACGGTAATGATGCAGCTCGACGGCCAGGATATTCATGAGAAGATGTTGAACGAAACAATAGTTCAATCCTTACGCACCTAG
- the LOC122415854 gene encoding uncharacterized protein, with product MNVGLQILFTWLINGLYQNRLKLIVERFVQAEGTSRKLNIPENYEEHFGKLGQYLLIVNGGWFILIIVNIVGLSGFPDYNASLWTSYNLLRIPSFNSVTTFLWSILVVKRKFYRLNEKVRFLMVPFRNKSFVLEENACSELIRNSKHSPAALPDTIDAISQHRRNLIKVTKMVKRHFDFLVLLCIVAHMPTCVVNIYLAYKTVKEDEPMTGSNWFYTFSYICWFFFPIFTLLVISNVCGSTTNEANETGNVLHAMLNGQGNFGDSREVAKFNMFSLELLQNPVEMSLFGFVDLNHWMVYKVLTTAITYLVIMLQFYN from the exons ATGAACGTCGGTCTCCAAATCCTGTTCACGTGGTTGATTAACGGCCTTTATCAAAATCGCTTGAAACTCATCGTCGAGAGGTTCGTCCAAGCTGAAGGGACCTCGAGAAAACTCAACATTCCAGAAAATTACGAGGAGCATTTTGGAAAACTTGGACAGTATCTTCTAATCGTCAATGGAGGCTGGTTCATCTTGATAATTGTCAACATTGTTGGACTCTCTGGTTTTCCTGATTACAATGCTTCGCTATGGACCTCTTACAACCTACTACGAATACCATCCTTCAACTCTGTCACGACTTTTCTTTGGAGTATTCTTGTTGTCAAACGCAAGTTTTATCGTCTCAATGAAAAAGTGCGTTTTCTCATGGTGCCCTTTCGTAATAAATCTTTTGTACTCGAGGAAAACGCATGCTCTGAGCTCATTAGAAATTCCAA ACACAGTCCTGCTGCTCTTCCAGACACGATTGACGCCATTTCTCAGCACCGTCGGAACCTCATAAAAGTGACAAAAATGGTCAAGAGGCATTTCGATTTTCTCGTACTTTTATGTATCGTGGCTCACATGCCAACCTGCGTAGTCAACATCTACTTAGCGTATAAGACAGTGAAGGAAGATGAGCCGATGACTGGCAGTAACTGGTTTTACACATTTTCCTACATTTGCTGGTTCTTTTTCCCAATATTCACGCTGCTCGTGATATCCAACGTTTGTGGATCTACTACAAATGAG GCTAACGAAACAGGAAATGTTCTCCACGCGATGCTGAATGGTCAAGGAAATTTTGGGGATTCCAGAGAAGTCGCG AAGTTCAACATGTTTTCACTGGAACTACTGCAAAATCCGGTGGAAATGTCTTTGTTTGGATTCGTCGATCTTAATCACTGGATGGTTTACAAA GTTCTAACAACAGCGATCACGTATTTGGTGATAATGCtccaattttataattaa
- the LOC122416122 gene encoding uncharacterized protein isoform X1, with protein MLPGETPLSVIMDYMGVVLGFFEMVLGLLLFLVSQNRIKSFLKSLRKIDRVETELMMEDDDYEKHFHRLAISLMMFDCFCLVRNNSNPIALKSNDIHVILWMWYGLLGLTPSNTVILFVWVVAIVQGKFCRLNGRIKSFIDNDLIARSHGTGGASSGIVENPSYLFCQKINMVSLLHRELRHAIHLIEQHFAILVLLNSVKLLLSFTSSAHITYRYLKNREYYTWDDLIYTLHTSGWVATPVVVMCAISNVCGSTRDEANDTGNLLHALLNDCQMCDNLRKLPKLDIALLDLMQNKTKMCLLGFVDLNYFLVYSMTATAAGYLTIMLQFYD; from the exons ATGCTACCGGGAGAGACTCCGCTCAGTGTGATAATGGATTACATGGGCGTTGTACTCGGGTTTTTTGAAATGGTGCTTGGACTGCTGCTCTTCCTCGTCTCCCAAAATCGTATAAAATCCTTCCTGAAGAgccttcgaaaaatcgatcgagttGAAACGGAGCTAATGATGGAGGACGACGACTATGAAAAGCATTTCCATCGACTAGCAATCAGTCTGATGATGTTTGATTGCTTCTGCCTCGTTCGAAATAACAGCAATCCCATTGCCTTAAAATCCAATGACATTCATGTGATTCTCTGGATGTGGTACGGCCTCTTGGGACTTACACCCTCGAATACGgtcattttattcgtttggGTCGTCGCTATTGTGCAAGGAAAATTTTGTCGTCTCAACGGAAGAATCAAATCGTTTATTGACAACGATCTCATTGCTCGTTCTCATGGAACCGGTGGAGCGTCGTCCGGAATTGTAGAAAATCCAAG TTATCTCTTTTGCCAAAAAATCAACATGGTTTCTCTACTACATCGAGAACTGAGACACGCGATTCACCTCATCGAACAACACTTCGCTATACTCGTATTACTAAATTCTGTCAAACTTTTATTAAGCTTTACTAGCTCTGCTCACATTACGTATCGGTATTTGAAGAATCGTGAGTACTACACCTGGGACGATTTGATTTACACGTTACATACTTCTGGCTGGGTGGCTACTCCGGTTGTAGTGATGTGTGCAATATCCAATGTCTGCGGATCCACGAGAGATGAG gctaACGATACTGGGAACTTGCTTCATGCACTTTTGAATGACTGCCAGATGTGTGATAACCTTAGGAAACTCCCG AAACTTGATATCGCTCTCCTCGATCTCATGCAAAATAAGACTAAAATGTGTCTCTTGGGATTCGTtgatttaaattattttttagttTACAGT ATGACCGCAACCGCAGCTGGTTACCTTACAATAATGTTGCAATTTTATGATTGA
- the LOC122416174 gene encoding uncharacterized protein, with translation MASIRGSIGSERSADRSTESSFTSDHIAVLGHIHTELVELTRDIIDLLSPSLYAMVGVHLFQMSAIFYAGCAIARERKYTRLDLLGYNIALHFTFATHLLGVIGEVSAAEGVAKEANDTGNILHEVLTSRPTRQNIESATVWSLRMLQDPLRIELFGVLSMKTSLVYSILGSVVAYGTIMLQLDDMQRPKSVFDT, from the exons ATGGCGAGCATCAGAGGATCAATCGGATCCGAACGATCGGCTGATCGTAG CACCGAATCCAGCTTCACATCAGACCATATAGCCGTACTCGGCCACATTCATACAGAGCTGGTTGAGCTCACGAGGGACATAATTGATCTGTTGTCACCTTCTTTATACGCGATGGTCGGCGTTCACTTGTTTCAAATGTCGGCAATCTTTTACGCCGGGTGTGCCATCGCCAGGGAACGGAAATACACGCGATTAGACTTGCTTGGATATAACATCGCACTGCATTTCACGTTTGCTACACATTTGTTAGGGGTGATTGGGGAAGTTTCCGCTGCAGAGGGCGTTGCCAAAgag GCCAACGATACGGGAAACATTCTCCATGAAGTGCTGACATCGCGGCCGACGAGGCAAAACATCgaatcg GCTACGGTATGGTCGCTCCGGATGCTTCAGGACCCACTGCGAATAGAGCTTTTTGGTGTACTCTCCATGAAAACCTCTTTAGTGTATTCG ATTCTCGGTAGCGTCGTTGCTTATGGAACGATAATGCTACAATTAGATGACATGCAACGTCCAAAAAGCGTCTTTGATACTTAA
- the LOC122416597 gene encoding uncharacterized protein: MESPNKDDLKGDWHEENLSDTEDDDLWEDSCDSCFLCDNPMEPSESCVVKKRGISRLIQSSIKRNDGKDLKLRTLREVAVHQTCRRMYLRESNIKTPLKKSNVRTVKAKEAGGKRRLVGLAAEVILQDIRARKFGTDSSTNSVNNGTGGIPETLKLFLDILIKTHKRSSKGRRWAKWEKIIIAVAYILISFVIPQTFISPIVLELSNMVLAKFAEKVEANGFDNSVEDSPSNFHSKRSTGKRILMEWLTYETSRRQVKE, translated from the exons ATGGAGTCTCCAAACAAAGACGACCTAAAAGGAGATTG gcatgaagaaaatttatcagatACAGAAGACGACGATCTGTGGGAAGATAGTTGCGATAGCTGTTTTCTGTGCGATAATCCCATGGAACCCTCGGAATCGTGCGTGGTAAAAAAACGAGGCATCAGTAGACTAATACAGTCGAGTATAAAACGGAATGATGGGAAAGATCTGAAGCTGCGAACATTGCGAGAAGTGGCCGTGCATCAAACTTGTCGAAGAATGTATTTACGGGAATCGAATATAAAAACACCGTTGAAGAAATCCAACGTCAGGACCGTTAAGGCCAAGGAAGCAGGGGGGAAAAGAAGGCTGGTCGGGTTGGCCGCTGAAGTTATATTGCAAGACATCCGAGCACGGAAATTTGGTACAGACTCGTCAACTAATTCTGTAAATAACGGAACTGGAGGCATTCCAGAAAcgttgaaattatttctcgACATTTTAATTAAAACGCACAAACGATCTTCGAAGGGCAGGCGCTGGGCAAAGTgggagaaaataattattgctGTCGCCTATATTTTAATATCTTTTGTCATACCGCAAACATTTATTTCTCCAATTGTATTAGAACTTTCGAATATGGTCCTCGCTAAATTTGCCGAAAAAGTTGAAGCTAACGGATTTGACAATTCGGTCGAGGATAGCCCGTCGAATTTCCATTCGAAACGATCGACCGGAAAGAGAATATTGATGGAATGGTTGACTTACGAGACGTCTCGACGTCAGGTAAAAGAATAA
- the LOC122415853 gene encoding uncharacterized protein isoform X2: protein MVISSWLCITLRQRELKKILKMFENLCATLELIGISQSPNKLSRRLMIHAVILNVVWIFLFCFDHAMLVNNKLFRYDIWMPFNFPRIVSHNVVIMFLNSLLIAKKFFHLLNKKIHTIPDVLTSKPILLRKRLQTSEPCGLQSCVVPGPLEVCGQIHSDLVTFTEITVKFFSLSILLVLLVHLVQMAADLYIMCMMIRLQRFWTQTEVIVFAILACWFLLHFSQTVALLGIPDSTANRAGKMLHQMLAYDDTRRYVDTGQILSLRFLQRRLTISLWGLFQMRLSIMHTIIGTVGTYLTVMMQLDGQDIHEKMLNETIVQSLRT from the exons ATGGTGATATCGTCGTGGTTGTGCATAACCCTTCGACAAAGGGAGCTCaaaaagatattgaaaatgtttgaaaatctttGTGCTACCTTGGAATTAATCGGGATTAGCCAAAGCCCTAACAAACTGTCGAGACGACTCATGATACACGCGGTTATTCTCAACGTTGTTTGGATCTTTCTGTTCTGTTTCGATCACGCGATGCTCGTAAACAACAAGTTGTTCAGATACGATATTTGGATGCCTTTCAATTTTCCTCGGATCGTTAGCCACAACGTTGTCATCATGTTCCTCAACTCTTTATTAAttgccaaaaaattttttcatcttctgaataaaaaaattcatacaatACCGGATGTTTTAACGTCCAAACCGATTCTACTGCGGAAACGGTTACAAACTTCAGAGCCCTGTGG CCTCCAATCCTGTGTGGTGCCTGGTCCTCTGGAAGTCTGCGGTCAGATCCACTCCGATCTCGTGACATTCACGGAAATAacagtgaaatttttttctctctcgattcTACTCGTTCTCCTAGTACACCTCGTCCAAATGGCTGCGGATCTCTATATCATGTGCATGATGATCAGACTTCAAAGATTTTGGACGCAAACGGAAGTGATAGTGTTTGCAATACTGGCTTGCTGGTTCCTCCTCCATTTTAGTCAAACCGTCGCTCTCTTAGGCATTCCGGATTCAACA GCAAATCGAGCTGGGAAAATGCTGCATCAGATGTTGGCGTATGATGACACTCGAAGATACGTTGACACG GGCCAGATTCTCTCGCTTCGTTTCCTCCAAAGACGTTTAACCATATCGTTGTGGGGTTTGTTTCAAATGAGGCTCTCCATCATGCACACG ATCATCGGTACAGTGGGCACATATCTAACGGTAATGATGCAGCTCGACGGCCAGGATATTCATGAGAAGATGTTGAACGAAACAATAGTTCAATCCTTACGCACCTAG
- the LOC122415953 gene encoding uncharacterized protein — translation MWEIQKHPGKRSLTFRTLYYWGKFIGINPLHLSESNQLKTSYFGIFYACFLCVIYCFLYYYFFIERLNFLLPDETPVSVIADFTEIINVGLEIFFTWFINGFYQNRLKLIVESFAKAEEISKLLEIPEDYEKHFKNLLSSLIFVSLLWTALVVLNDIELTGLPTFRPLVWTSYNLLRIPTFNFVTIVLWSFVIIKRKFRRLNEKVRFLMLHDYQESRTLEKNVPSGLIKNFSYIPAIPSNRIDIISQHHRDLAKLIYTIKRHCDPLFLLCIMAHISNGLVNAYLTYRSVTDRNVMTASDCLFTFSYFIWTCYPLSMLLVMSNIFGSTLNEANRTGNVLHNMLNNYENSGDSREVAKLYMFSFNLLKNRLEISLFGLLDLNHWMVYKIVIMATTYVVIMFQFYN, via the exons ATGTGGGAGATTCAAAAGCATCCTGGAAAAAGGTCCCTCACTTTTAGGACGTTGTATTACTGGGGAAAATTTATCGGCATCAACCCTTTGCATTTGTCCGAAAGCAATCAACTGAAAACGTCATACTTTGGTATTTTCTACGCGTGTTTTCTTTGCGTTATTTATTGTTTcttgtattattattttttcatcgagcgATTGAACTTTCTGTTGCCCGACGAGACACCGGTTTCGGTAATCGCCGACTTCACCGAGATCATAAACGTTggcctcgaaatatttttcacttggTTTATAAAcggtttttatcaaaatcggcTTAAACTCATCGTCGAAAGTTTCGCCAAAGCTGAAGAAATCTCGAAATTACTCGAAATTCCAGAAGATtacgaaaaacatttcaaaaatcttttATCTAGTCTGATATTCGTGAGTTTACTATGGACCGCGTTGGTGGTTCTCAATGACATTGAACTAACAGGCCTTCCGACCTTCCGCCCATTGGTCTGGACCAGTTACAATCTAttgagaatcccaactttcaaCTTTGTCACCATCGTTCTCTGGAGCTTCGTTATAATCAAGCGCAAATTTCGTCGACTCAATGAAAAAGTGCGttttttaatgctgcacgatTATCAGGAATCTCGTACGCTCGAGAAGAACGTGCCATCCGGTTTGATAAAGAATTTCAG CTACATCCCTGCTATTCCGTCCAACAGAATCGACATTATTTCTCAACACCATCGAGACCTCGCAAAATTGATATACACTATCAAGCGACATTGCGATCCGCTCTTTCTTTTGTGCATCATGGCGCACATATCGAACGGATTGGTCAATGCCTACTTAACATATCGCTCGGTAACGGACAGAAACGTTATGACTGCTAGCGATTGTTTATTCACATTTTCGTATTTCATCTGGACATGCTATCCCCTATCGATGCTGCTTGTCATGTCCAACATATTTGGATCCACTCTAAACGAG GCCAACAGAACGGGGAATGTTCTTCACAATATGCTCAACAATTACGAAAATTCTGGTGATTCCAGAGAAGTCGCG aaATTGTACATGTTCTCGTTCAATCTCCTGAAAAACCGATTGGAAATATCTCTCTTTGGCTTGCTCGATCTCAATCATTGGATGGTCTACAAA ATCGTAATAATGGCGACTACGTATGTTGTCATAATGTTTCAGTTTTATAATTAA
- the LOC122416122 gene encoding uncharacterized protein isoform X2 — protein sequence MLPGETPLSVIMDYMGVVLGFFEMVLGLLLFLVSQNRIKSFLKSLRKIDRVETELMMEDDDYEKHFHRLAISLMMFDCFCLVRNNSNPIALKSNDIHVILWMWYGLLGLTPSNTVILFVWVVAIVQGKFCRLNGRIKSFIDNDLIARSHGTGGASSGIVENPSYLFCQKINMVSLLHRELRHAIHLIEQHFAILVLLNSVKLLLSFTSSAHITYRYLKNREYYTWDDLIYTLHTSGWVATPVVVMCAISNVCGSTRDEANDTGNLLHALLNDCQMCDNLRKLPMTATAAGYLTIMLQFYD from the exons ATGCTACCGGGAGAGACTCCGCTCAGTGTGATAATGGATTACATGGGCGTTGTACTCGGGTTTTTTGAAATGGTGCTTGGACTGCTGCTCTTCCTCGTCTCCCAAAATCGTATAAAATCCTTCCTGAAGAgccttcgaaaaatcgatcgagttGAAACGGAGCTAATGATGGAGGACGACGACTATGAAAAGCATTTCCATCGACTAGCAATCAGTCTGATGATGTTTGATTGCTTCTGCCTCGTTCGAAATAACAGCAATCCCATTGCCTTAAAATCCAATGACATTCATGTGATTCTCTGGATGTGGTACGGCCTCTTGGGACTTACACCCTCGAATACGgtcattttattcgtttggGTCGTCGCTATTGTGCAAGGAAAATTTTGTCGTCTCAACGGAAGAATCAAATCGTTTATTGACAACGATCTCATTGCTCGTTCTCATGGAACCGGTGGAGCGTCGTCCGGAATTGTAGAAAATCCAAG TTATCTCTTTTGCCAAAAAATCAACATGGTTTCTCTACTACATCGAGAACTGAGACACGCGATTCACCTCATCGAACAACACTTCGCTATACTCGTATTACTAAATTCTGTCAAACTTTTATTAAGCTTTACTAGCTCTGCTCACATTACGTATCGGTATTTGAAGAATCGTGAGTACTACACCTGGGACGATTTGATTTACACGTTACATACTTCTGGCTGGGTGGCTACTCCGGTTGTAGTGATGTGTGCAATATCCAATGTCTGCGGATCCACGAGAGATGAG gctaACGATACTGGGAACTTGCTTCATGCACTTTTGAATGACTGCCAGATGTGTGATAACCTTAGGAAACTCCCG ATGACCGCAACCGCAGCTGGTTACCTTACAATAATGTTGCAATTTTATGATTGA
- the LOC122416173 gene encoding uncharacterized protein, which translates to MYFMASDLYILCVMIRNIDLWDSEESLRFLVLNSWLVCHAIEMVLIVAASDSTVNEANRTGRVLHRMLINANMEHYACMGQLFSLRLLHRHLTISFWGLLRMRLSIVYTVLSTVVIYVTIMMQFDGLNL; encoded by the exons ATGTATTTTATGGCCTCGGATCTTTACATACTTTGTGTAATGATCAGAAATATTGACCTTTGGGACTCCGAGGAATCCTTACGATTCCTAGTCCTCAATTCGTGGCTTGTGTGTCACGCTATCGAGATGGTACTGATTGTGGCCGCTTCTGATTCGACCGTCAACGAG GCCAATCGAACTGGAAGAGTCCTACACCGGATGCTCATCAACGCAAACATGGAACATTACGCATGCATG GGCCAACTTTTCTCGCTGCGTTTGCTGCACAGACATTTGACTATCTCGTTTTGGGGCTTGCTTCGAATGAGATTATCGATAGTCTACACG GTTCTTAGTACGGTGGTGATCTACGTAACGATCATGATGCAATTCGACGGCCTGAATCTTTAG
- the LOC122416043 gene encoding putative gustatory receptor 28b: MPSETPISVIVDYWSMCSMYLEVISAWFCSYFPKNNLASIIKAFQKAERTSEKLDIPENCEKYLRNIVIHLLLSITVFYGTISFTNVILMRFPNYYLGQWLVFNVPRLASITYLTLFVWCLVIVERKFRRLNKKVHAFLQNYCIKAHGVMYQRKSINEISIAKSSCESTELFEKLTIILHSHRELRSLLNRIVRHFALFVMFNVTTQVTVIIFNVYAVYRFVKTHDFTELLDFLFVISFGVEMLFPLTILIIESSVCNSASYEANNMGNILHSILNHSDKSFDTEDSARLDVISLGLLLNKTRISVFGLFYLDHHFIYNTVPMATMYLVIMLQFYT; encoded by the exons ATGCCGAGTGAAACTCCGATTTCCGTGATCGTAGATTACTGGTCAATGTGCAGCATGTATCTCGAAGTGATCTCTGCCTGGTTTTGTAgttattttccaaaaaataatcTCGCATCGATAATAAAAGCTTTCCAAAAGGCTGAACGAACTTCTGAGAAACTCGATATACCGGAAAACTGCGAGAAATACTTGAGAAATATCGTCATTCATCTGCTGCTCTCAATCACAGTTTTTTACGGAACCATTTCTTTTACCAATGTCATACTGATGCGTTTCCCGAATTATTATTTAGGCCAGTGGCTTGTATTCAATGTGCCACGTTTAGCATCGATCACCTACCTAACTCTGTTCGTTTGGTGTCTTGTGATAGTTGAACGAAAATTCCgtcgtttgaataaaaaagttcaTGCATTCCTGCAAAACTATTGCATCAAAGCTCACGGAGTTATGTATCAGAGGAAATCGATCAATGAAATCTCAATCGCAAAATCAAG CTGTGAATCGAcagaactttttgaaaaactcaccatAATTCTGCACTCACACCGTGAACTTCGCAGCTTGCTCAATCGGATCGTGAGACATTTTGCTCTGTTTGTTATGTTCAACGTAACGACACAAGTGACCGTGATAATTTTTAACGTGTACGCGGTCTATCGGTTCGTCAAGACGCACGACTTCACCGAGCTACTCgactttttattcgttatttcattCGGCGTTGAAATGCTCTTTCCTCTGACAATCCTTATCATTGAATCCAGCGTTTGTAACTCCGCATCATACGAG GCCAACAACATGGGAAACATCCTTCACTCGATCCTCAATCATTCTGACAAATCTTTCGATACCGAAGACTCCGCG CGTTTGGACGTAATTTCCTTGGGACTGTTGCTGAACAAAACCCGGATATCGGTCTTCGGCTTATTCTATTTGGACCatcatttcatttacaat ACTGTACCAATGGCAACGATGTACCTTGTGATAATGCTACAATTTTACACCTGA